Genomic window (Aquimarina sp. BL5):
TCTAAAACTTCATCTCCTAAATTCCCAGAAGCATTACTAGCAACACTTGGTGTATCTGAAGAGGTAGTTACAGGCCAACTTCTTAAAGTTCCTTCTTCCCCTCCAGAAAAAGTATGTGTAATATTAATTCCTGAGCCATCTACATCAGAAAACGTATTAGTAAAGACTCCATCTGGAGTCCAATCAAACTCATCTATTCCATTTGGCACAAAACCATCCCAAACTAAATTATAAATTGTATTGCTACAAGCTGGATTCTGATGCAATGTTGTTACAGCTGGTGCATCACATATATTAGTAGTAGCTCCATTTGTAACTCTTGGATTATTTCCTAAAGTATAATCTACATTACCTTCTACTGCATCTACTAAACCGGTAGCTGGATCCACAGTTGCAGGATCCGTCATCCCAAACTGTCCACTATCTCCGCCATCAGCATTACTATCATTATAGGCTTCATTAGCATCACTACAACCATCATCATCGGAATCTAAATCTAAATGATTAGGAATATCATCTCCATCCGTATCTTCATATGTACAATAGGTAAAGTCAGATAACAAAAACGTAACATTACCATTGTTAGCAACATTACCATCCTGTCTCTCTTTAGCAGTAACAACTTGAAAAGAAGACACTAAACCTTCAATAACAATATCAGAGTAATTTAAAGCAGTATTACCTGAACCGCTAGTATAAGAAGTAATAGTCGGAGAAGCGCTATCATTTCCTGTAATCATATGAGAACTTCCATTCGAAGTAATTGTATAATTCCCAGAAGGAAATGTCGTTGGGTCCATTAAAGAACCTATATTAATAATTTGTGAACCTGGACCAGAAACATTCACTGTTACTTTATCTCCCTCATCTATTCCAGACCATCTAAATTTAACTCCCGTTACTGGTTCACTAAATGTAAATGTATATGTTAAAAAATCTCCAGCTCCATCATCAATTTGTTGTCCTTGTACCCTTAAGGTAGTTGTGTTCTCTACTAAAAGCTGTGAAAGTATACCTCCATTAACAGTAGTTGTAACATCTACATCCACTCCATCAAAATCATAAATATCAACTATAGATCCAACACCATTTTGATTACCAGTAGGAGCTGTACCAACTTCTATTGGTGCAGACGCACAATCCAATCCCTCATCTGTATCCAAGATCCCATCATTATCATCATCAGCATCACAGAAATTACCAACATTATCCGAATCTTGATCGGCCTGACCCGCATTAGGAATCGCTGGACAGTTATCAGATGGATCTCCTGTTCCGTCTCCATCAGTATCTATTACGAAACCATCTGCAGTAGACATTACATTCATTCCCCCTACTACAGTAATAGATGTAGGATCATCACCTTGTGTCTGTACTGCATTAATTGGTAATCCAGGATCTGAATCCAATATATTAACAGTAGCATTACCTGGCGGTAATGTGGCAGTATAAGTCCCATCAGGATTGGTAGTAATTGTTTGTACATTACCATTAATATCTGTAATTGTTATTGACACACTACCAATGCCTGATTCGCCATCTTGTGTTCCATTTCCATTTACATCATTATATACTATTCCACTTATTGTTCCTGGATTAGAACAAGTAACCGCACCATTGCTTATTCCCGTTACTGATTCACCGCTGCCACCACTGGTAGCTCCATTGGCAGGAAATTCTGTTACAGCACCACTATTAGTAATACCATTAGAACCTCCATTTATATTAACCGTAGGCGAACCTGCAGAAACGGCCACAAAACCAGCTCCTCCTCCTCCTCCAGGACCTTCGCTTTCATTATTAGTAATTAACTGATCTCCACCATCTCCACCATTAGCACTAAGTGTCAATGTATTATCTATTGAAGAAGCTCTTAATACGATACTTCCTCCACCTCCACCTCCACCAGGTGCATCATTATTACCTCCAACTGTAGGCAAAGCATTTGCTCCGTTAGCTGTTATGCTACCTGATCCAGTTATGGAGTTAGCACCTAACAATATAATACCACCTCCATCAGCAGCATCTTGACTAGCACTATTATTTCTATCTCCAGCTCCTCCTCCTCCTCCGAGAAAGATTCTATTTTGTTCATTTGCTATAAGTGGTCTCCCACCTAATCCTCCTACTGGATCTCTACGATCTCCCCCCCAAGCAGTACTACCCGGAGCCAGAGTTAAAGCATTCTGATTACTACTACCATAGGAATACCCTCCTCTTCCTCCACCAGAAGAATTCGTAAGAGCATTGCTATTAGCTATATAATCAGGATCCAAAGTCCACGCTGCAGCTCCAGTACATCCAGAACACATTACACCTGATCCATTAAACCAAGTATTACTATTATTTCCATTAGATCCACCACCGCCACCAGCGTTATGTCCGTTTCCACCACCACCTCCATTAGCAGGAGCTCCTCTACCATATCTTCCACCCAAAACATCGTAATCAGTTTGAAATCCAACAATACTTTCGCCCTTTTCTGCTGAATCACTGGCATTAATACTTACGTAATCAGATTCTAAATTTGCACCTGTTAAAGAAGTACTATTCTCAACTACACCACCTCTAAATCCGAATCCAGAAGCATCTATATCTCCCTCTACATCAATTGTATTTGCAGTAATTACTACAACTCCTCCACGTCTGCTACCCGCAAAATCTTCCCAAGATAGGGGTACTACAGAAGCACCCGCTTGTATCGTAAGTGTATCGTATTGAGGAACTTTAATTACTTGCGCTTTACCTGCTACAAAATAACTATTTGCAACTCCACAGGTAAGTGTAAGTGTATTTGATGAAGTACTTAATACATACCCAAATTCGTATAATCCCGCACTTCCATAATTAGTAATATCACCATAATTGACAGTGTTACTTGTATTAATGGTAGCTCCTTGTGCTTGGTAAATCAAAATAAGATCTCCACTAGAGATACCTCCAAGATCAGAAGCAATATCGTTCACATCGATAGAACTAGATCCTGCTGATATATCTGCAGTTATTGGACTATAGGTATTAAGGACCGTATTTACAGCGGAAACTATAAGATCACCATCCTTTCCTTCTTGACCGGAAATATTGTAGGTAACTAATAAAACTAAGGTCAAAAAAGACATAAAAGTTTTTTGACCCAACAAGATTTGGGTAATTTTTTTCATATGACGATGGTATTTATAATGTATATACGAAAATCAATTGGGTTCGGTTTTCATAAACATCAAAAAAATTACAATTAATTGATTTTCATATTTTAAACCAGATAACTGAAACTTAATACTATAAAAAACTACGGAAAAACCGTAATTTTCACTTATTACAAAGATGGCAATACATTTATATATCTAACATCTTTTTCCCCATATTTTTTTCACTTTTTCGATGAAATACACATTTTTTACGCTATAAATCATATAAAAAAAGTAATATTTCGAAAAACCTTTGTTTTTATTACTTATAATGGCTTTGTATTTTTAAGTAGTATATTTGCAAACTTTAGCAATAGAACTACAATGAAATTCACTGAGGAAATAAAGAGACGAAGAACTTTTGGTATCATTTCGCACCCCGATGCAGGTAAAACAACATTAACTGAAAAATTACTATTATTTGGGGGTGCAATACAAGAAGCTGGGGCCGTTAAATCTAATAAAATTAAGAAAGGGGCTACTAGTGATTTTATGGAGATTGAACGCCAAAGAGGAATTTCTGTTGCTACCTCTGTTTTAGCGTTTGAATACCAAAACATCAAAATTAATATTTTAGACACACCAGGACACAAGGATTTTGCAGAGGATACCTTTAGAACTTTGACCGCTGTGGATAGTGTAATCGTAGTAATTGATGTTGCTAAAGGTGTAGAGGAACAAACTGAAAAATTAGTATCCGTTTGTAGAATGCGTAACATTCCTATGATTGTTTTTATTAACAAACTGGACCGTGAAGGGAAAGATGCTTTTGAACTGCTAGACGAAGTAGAACAGAAACTTGGACTGAAAGTTACCCCTCTAAGTTTTCCTATCGGAATGGGATATGATTTTAAAGGAATCTACAATATTTGGGAAAAAAACATTAATCTGTTTAGCGGAGATAGTAGAAAGAATATAGAAGAGACTATTGAAGTTTCTGATTTATCTTCATCTGAACTTAACACTTTAATTGGTGATACGGCTGCAGAAACTTTACGCGAAGAAATAGAGTTAGTAGAAGGAATTTACCCATCTTTTAACAAAGAATCCTATCAAAACGGAAGCCTACAACCCGTCTTTTTTGGTTCTGCATTAAATAATTTTGGTGTCCGTGAGTTATTAGATTGTTTTGTTTCAATTGCTCCAACACCAAGACCTAAAGAAAGTGATATTAGGATTGTAGAACCTGATGAAAAAGATTTTACGGGATTTGTATTTAAGATTCACGCCAATATGGATCCTAAACATAGAGATCGGTTAGCTTTTATCAAAATTGTTTCAGGAACTTTTGAAAGAAATGTGCCTTACTTACATACAAGGCACAACAAAAAACTGAAATTCTCTAGTCCAAATGCTTTTTTTGCAGAAAAAAAAGAAATTGTAGACATCTCTTATCCAGGTGATATTGTTGGTTTACATGACACTGGTAACTTTAAGATAGGAGATACACTAACTACCGGAGAGAAATTAAATTATAAAGGAGTTCCTAGTTTTTCACCAGAGCATTTTAGGTATATTAACAATGCTGATCCTATGAAATCCAAGCAATTAGCAAAAGGGATTGATCAATTAATGGATGAAGGAGTCGCACAATTATTTACCTTAGAATTGAATGGAAGAAAAGTTATTGGTACAGTTGGAGCGCTTCAGTATGAAGTAATACAATACAGATTAGAACACGAATACGGGGCAAAATGTACCTATGAAAATCTTAACGTACATAAAGCCTGTTGGATAGAAACAGAAGACACTGATAGTGATGAATTTAAAGATTTCAAACGTGTGAAAAGTAAATTTTTAGCAAAGGATAAGCAAAGTCAATTAGTATTTTTAGCAGATTCTTCTTTTAGTTTACAAATGACACAACAAAAATATCCTTCTATAATTTTTCACTTTACCTCGGAATTCTAAACAGGATTTAGAGCTAGTTTCAAGATGTTTCTGAAAAATAATATAGTATCACATTGTTTTAGAATAAAAACTTATTAAAAAGCCTCTATTTAACTTGTTTTCATATAATGCATTATAAAAATCTATTAACAAACTATTTTCTATAAGATATCACTATGCTAATCTTTTGTGCTGTCCAGGGATCGCTTTCCGAGAAGAATCTCAAAGAATAACTTAAAATCTGAAATTAGACTCCATAAGGGATATTTGAAAGTTGCTGGTTTATTTTTTTCAAAAAAAGCGTGACCTACCCATGCAAAGCCATATCCAACAACAGGCACCAAAAACCATTTCCAACTCCAACTATAATAGATAGCAATTGCGATAATAACAAAAACTAAAAAAGTACCAACAAAATGCAACGTTCTACTGGTTCTATTCCTGTGTTCCGTTAGATAGAACTTATAGAACTCAGAATAAGTTTTAATTCGATCAGACATAATTTTGTACACGTATTTAAATAATGTTTAATATAATAAAAATATACGTGTTGATCAAGTTTCCATATATTTCAAAAAAAGATCCGCTTGATTTTATCAATCAAGCGGATCTTTATATCCTTAAGAATAGTTTACACCCCTTATGCTTGTCCGGTAGGCCCAAAATTTAAAGGAATCGGTGGTTGCTCATAATCTTTTATTTCTCCGTGAGCGGCTTCAAATCTTGATACATTATCTCCTAATGCCTTCAATAATCTTTTAGCATGCTGCGGAGTTAAAATGATTCTGCTTTTCACCTTACTTTTAGGTCGTCCTGGCATAATATTTACAAAATCAACCACAAATTCTGATACTGAATGGTTAATAATTGCCAAATTGCTATATACTCCATCAGCTATCGCATCATCTA
Coding sequences:
- a CDS encoding peptide chain release factor 3, producing MKFTEEIKRRRTFGIISHPDAGKTTLTEKLLLFGGAIQEAGAVKSNKIKKGATSDFMEIERQRGISVATSVLAFEYQNIKINILDTPGHKDFAEDTFRTLTAVDSVIVVIDVAKGVEEQTEKLVSVCRMRNIPMIVFINKLDREGKDAFELLDEVEQKLGLKVTPLSFPIGMGYDFKGIYNIWEKNINLFSGDSRKNIEETIEVSDLSSSELNTLIGDTAAETLREEIELVEGIYPSFNKESYQNGSLQPVFFGSALNNFGVRELLDCFVSIAPTPRPKESDIRIVEPDEKDFTGFVFKIHANMDPKHRDRLAFIKIVSGTFERNVPYLHTRHNKKLKFSSPNAFFAEKKEIVDISYPGDIVGLHDTGNFKIGDTLTTGEKLNYKGVPSFSPEHFRYINNADPMKSKQLAKGIDQLMDEGVAQLFTLELNGRKVIGTVGALQYEVIQYRLEHEYGAKCTYENLNVHKACWIETEDTDSDEFKDFKRVKSKFLAKDKQSQLVFLADSSFSLQMTQQKYPSIIFHFTSEF
- a CDS encoding DUF962 domain-containing protein; the encoded protein is MSDRIKTYSEFYKFYLTEHRNRTSRTLHFVGTFLVFVIIAIAIYYSWSWKWFLVPVVGYGFAWVGHAFFEKNKPATFKYPLWSLISDFKLFFEILLGKRSLDSTKD
- a CDS encoding DUF3467 domain-containing protein, whose amino-acid sequence is MADEKKQKQNQLNIELDDAIADGVYSNLAIINHSVSEFVVDFVNIMPGRPKSKVKSRIILTPQHAKRLLKALGDNVSRFEAAHGEIKDYEQPPIPLNFGPTGQA